Proteins from one Cryptomeria japonica chromosome 4, Sugi_1.0, whole genome shotgun sequence genomic window:
- the LOC131062554 gene encoding probable linoleate 9S-lipoxygenase 5, with protein MVDSIIDVAKFGMAPRKGIKLVFSTKLNLNTNRGLSPNININFAFTSHRSSYRPLCHHENLFKGLFWHSNVLNSLPGERTFRMGYNIKGHIVLEKKNFLDFQDLPAGIADGLSELVGKAVSIRLVGSNVDLKSGSGILGEPAFLNSWISTHDGLLAGEKAYAIDFNWDSHFGNPVAILVKNSHHSEFYLKSLILQHEGNSVHFECNSWVYPASKYTAERVFFSNQSYLPVHTPPVLVNLRKQELESLRGNGMGERKESDRIYDYDVYNDLGDPDKNEELSRPVLGGSQKLPYPRRCRTGRQHTKADPATESRLPLLKFLDIYVPRDERFGQIKLSDFLAYGLKSIVQFLVPQVTSVFDSTPNEFDSFEDIMKLYTDGLKLPDNHFLEAVKDFIPLELIKQFLKTEGGEVHKYPIPQVIAADQHAWRKDEEFAREMISGVNPVCMELLKIFPPKSKLDPKEYGNQLSSITATDIEKNLGGLTVTQALKKNKLFILDYHDLLMPYLYRINGLETTKTYATRTILFLKEDGTLKPVAIELSLPRSVSKVFTPAQEGAEGALWQLAKAYVAVNDSGVHELISHWMRTHAATEPYIIAANRQLSAMHPVYRLLSPHFLDTMNINALARQILINAGGILEQSVFSGKYSMELSAVVYKDWRFDQEGLPADLLKRGMAVKDDSMPHGLKLTIEDYPFAVDGLEIWSAIETWVGDYLSIYYNDELVKTDTELQAWWHEIRYVGHGDKKDESWWYKMETVAELQKTLTTIIWLASALHAATNFGQFAYSGYMPNRPAVSRRLIPQEGSQDFTELVNSPDTAFLKTVSSRYQATTGMSVIEILSRHSTDEVYLGQRSSQGWTNDERVLKAFQKFGSTLVHIEKKISERNEDTMLKNRRGPAQVAYTLLYPSTSDFSHGGGMTGRGIPNSVSI; from the exons ATGGTCGATAGCATAATTGACGTCGCCAAATTTGGAATGGCTCCAAGAAAAGGGATTAAGTTGGTGTTCTCTACGAAACTCAATTTGAATACCAATCGTGGACTGAGTCCCAATATCAATATCAATTTCGCATTTACTTCTCACCGATCTTCTTATCGACCGCTTTGTCATCACGAAAATCTATTTAAAGGTCTGTTTTGGCATTCAAATGTACTAAACTCTTTACCCGGAGAAAGAACTTTCAGGATGGGCTACAACATAAAAGGACACATTGTTCTTGAGAAGaagaattttcttgattttcaagatCTCCCAGCAGGCATTGCGGATGGTCTTTCGGAGCTAGTCGGAAAAGCAGTGTCGATCCGGCTTGTGGGTTCCAATGTCGATCTAA AAAGTGGGTCTGGAATTCTGGGTGAGCCTGCATTTCTAAATAGTTGGATCTCTACTCATGATGGGCTTCTTGCTGGGGAGAAAGCCTATGCAATTGACTTCAATTGGGATTCCCACTTTGGAAATCCAGTAGCCATTTTGGTCAAGAATTCTCACCATAGTGAGTTCTATCTCAAGTCCTTGATTCTGCAACATGAAGGAAATTCTGTTCATTTTGAATGTAATTCATGGGTGTACCCTGCCTCTAAGTATACGGCTGAGAGAGTTTTCTTCTCAAACCAG AGTTATCTCCCTGTTCATACTCCCCCTGTTCTTGTCAACTTGAGGAAACAAGAACTAGAAAGCCTGAGAGGAAATGGGATGGGAGAGAGGAAGGAGTCGGATAGAATTTATGACTACGATGTTTATAATGATCTTGGAGACCCAGACAAAAATGAAGAACTAAGCCGTCCTGTATTGGGTGGTTCCCAAAAGCTTCCATACCCTCGAAGGTGTAGAACTGGTCGTCAACATACTAAAGCAG ATCCGGCTACTGAAAGCAGACTGCCATTACTGAAATTTCTAGACATTTATGTTCCACGAGATGAACGTTTTGGGCAAATCAAATTGTCTGACTTCTTGGCTTATGGTCTGAAATCAATCGTTCAGTTTTTAGTGCCACAAGTGACATCTGTATTCGACTCCACCCCGAATGAGTTCGACTCCTTCGAAGACATCATGAAACTGTATACTGATGGTTTGAAGTTGCCTGACAATCATTTTCTTGAGGCTGTAAAGGATTTCATTCCACTTGAGCTTATCAAGCAGTTTTTAAAGACAGAAGGTGGAGAAGTGCACAAGTATCCTATTCCACAAGTTATTGCTG CTGACCAACATGCatggaggaaagatgaggaatTTGCACGTGAGATGATCTCTGGTGTGAATCCAGTGTGCATGGAACTTCTGAAA ATCTTTCCTCCCAAGAGCAAGCTAGACCCAAAAGAGTATGGAAACCAGCTAAGTTCTATCACTGCTACAGATATTGAGAAAAACCTTGGTGGCTTAACCGTGACCCAG GCTCTGAAGAAAAACAAGCTCTTCATTCTGGATTATCATGATCTATTGATGCCATATTTATATAGAATAAATGGTCTGGAAACTACCAAGACATATGCCACTCGCACAATTCTGTTCCTCAAGGAAGATGGTACATTGAAACCAGTTGCAATAGAGCTTAGCCTACCTCGAAGCGTTAGCAAAGTATTCACACCTGCACAGGAAGGAGCAGAAGGAGCTCTGTGGCAACTCGCCAAAGCTTATGTGGCCGTCAATGATTCTGGCGTTCATGAGTTGATTTCTCACTG GATGAGAACACACGCAGCCACAGAGCCTTATATAATTGCAGCAAACAGGCAGCTTAGCGCGATGCATCCAGTTTACAGGTTACTGAGCCCCCATTTCCTAGACACGATGAACATCAATGCTCTGGCTCGTCAAATCCTCATAAACGCTGGAGGAATACTTGAACAATCAGTCTTTTCTGGCAAGTATTCCATGGAATTGTCTGCTGTAGTTTACAAAGATTGGAGATTTGACCAGGAAGGGCTACCTGCAGATCTCCTTAAAAG GGGAATGGCAGTCAAGGACGATTCAATGCCCCATGGGCTGAAGCTCACGATTGAGGATTATCCCTTCGCAGTGGATGGATTAGAGATCTGGTCTGCAATAGAAACTTGGGTTGGCGACTATCTGTCAATCTATTACAACGATGAATTGGTGAAGACTGATACAGAACTTCAGGCATGGTGGCATGAGATCCGATATGTTGGACATGGAGACAAAAAGGATGAATCTTGGTGGTATAAGATGGAAACAGTTGCAGAGCTTCAGAAAACATTAACAACAATCATCTGGTTGGCCTCTGCCCTTCACGCTGCTACCAATTTCGGGCAGTTTGCCTACTCTGGGTACATGCCCAACAGGCCTGCTGTGAGCAGAAGGCTAATTCCCCAGGAAGGATCTCAAGATTTCACAGAGCTTGTGAACAGCCCAGACACAGCCTTTCTGAAAACAGTTTCAAGTCGATATCAGGCCACCACGGGCATGTCTGTAATTGAGATCCTGTCAAGGCATTCCACAGATGAGGTTTATCTTGGGCAGAGATCTTCTCAAGGCTGGACAAATGATGAGCGTGTTTTGAAGGCATTTCAGAAATTTGGCTCCACACTGGTACATATAGAGAAGAAAATAAGTGAAAGGAATGAGGACACAATGTTGAAGAACAGAAGAGGTCCAGCTCAAGTAGCATATACTCTGCTGTATCCCAGCACCTCTGATTTTAGCCATGGCGGAGGGATGACAGGAAGGGGAATTCCAAACAGTGTCTCTATTTGA